The Pseudomonas bijieensis DNA window GCGGCTATTTCGAAGGCGTGCGCGTGGATGCCGCGCCCACCGCCGCCACCGATAACGTGATCCCGGTGGCGGTCAAGCTCGACACGCGCAAGCCGCGGACCATGGGCCTGGGCCTGGGTTTTTCCACCGACGTCGGCCCGCGGGCGAAAGCCAACTGGACGCGCCACTGGGTCAACCCCCAGGGCCATAGCTATGGCTGGGAAGCGGAAGTGTCGGCGCCCCGGCAGAACGTCGGCCTGTGGTACGACGTGCCGCTGGACCCGCCGCTGACCGACAAGATGCGCTACGCCGGCGGTTATCAATATGAAGAACTGGCCGGCACCGACAGCCTCAGCAAACTGCTGACCGTGGGCCCGGAATGGCACAGCAAGTTGCCCAGTGGCTGGCAGCGGGTGGTGTCGCTCAAATGGCAGCGCGAGGAGTACCGCCTCGGTGACGATGCGGGCCTGAGCACACTGTTGATGCCGGGCGTGAGCTATTCCTACCTGCGCAGCGACAACCGCATCGATCCGCACAACGGCTACCGCTTGCAGTTCGACACCAAGGTCGCCAAGGAGGGCCTTGGTTCGGACAACAACCTTTTATATGGCACAGCCATGGTCAAGGGCCTGACCACAGTGTTCGACAAGCATCGGCTGCTGGCTCGGGCGCAGATCGGCGGCAGCGCCACCAATGGCTACAGATCCATCCCGCCGTCCCTGCGCTTTTTCGCCGGTGGCGACCAGAGCGTGCGCGGTTATGACTACCAGAGCCTGTCGCCGGAAAACTCCGAGGGCGACCGTATTGGCGGTCGCTACATGGTCGCTGGTAGCCTCGAATATCAGTATTCAATCGCGGAAAAATGGCGGCTGGCGACGTTCGTCGACCAGGGCAACTCGTTTAACAGCCTTGAACTGCCGAGCCTCAAGACCGGCGTGGGTGTTGGCGTGCGCTGGGTATCGCCGGTGGGCCCGATCCGCCTCGACCTGGCCCATGCGATGGACGACGACGGCGGTATCCGATTGCACTTTTCCATGGGGCCTGAGTTGTGAAGCGTGGTGTGAAAATAACGCTGCTGGCGGTTGCCGGGGTGTTGCTGGCACTGGTGCTGGCCTTGAGCGTTGTGTTGGGCACGGCATTCGGCAGCCGTTGGGCCCTCGGCCTGGTGCCGGGGCTGAGCGTGGAGAATTTCCAGGGCCGCCTGGGCGGGCAGTGGAGCGCCGATCACCTGTTGTGGCAGCAGGACGCCAGTCGCGTGGAGGTGGATCGGCTGATATTCGCCTGGTCGCCGCTGTGCCTGGCACGCATGACCCTCTGCATCGAACAGCTCAAGGCTGACCAGGTCGCCTTGCAATTGCCAGCCTCTGCCGATGAACCGAGCAGCGGCCCGATCAGCTTGCCGGACCTGGACTTGCCGCTCGCTATCGAACTGGGCGATGTGCAGGTCGGCAGCCTGTCGTTCAACGGCAGCGAGCAGCTCAAGGGCCTGCAATTGGTTGCCCATTGGACCGCCGAGGGCCTGCAGATCGATTCGGTGCAATTGCAGCGCGACGAGTTGAGCCTGAAACTGTCCGGCTTGCTGAAGCCGGGCGGCGACTGGCCGTTGAACGCCGAGGGCCGGTTGACCTTGCCCGCGCCGGGCGCCACGCCCTGGGCCCTGGACCTGAAAGTCGACGGCAACCTGCTCAAGACCCTCAACCTCAAGGCCGGCAGCAGCGGTTACCTGCAAGGCCAGTTGACCGGTGAACTGCAACCGTTGGCGGACAACCTGCCGGCCAAGGTGCGTATCACCGCCGACGGCTTCAGGGCGAGTGCCGATCTGCCAGACACTTTGTTGCTCAACCAACTGGAATTGACCGGCGAAGGCGACCTGAAAAATGGCTATCGACTGCTCGGCAAGGCGACATTGCCCGCCGAGAAAGGGCCGGTGGCGTTGTTGCTGCAAGGCAGCGTGGACGCCAATGGCGCACAGATCGCCGGCCTGGATCTTGATGCCGGCGATCAGCGAAGCCTGAAACTCAGCGGGCAATTGGACTGGCGCGAAGGCCTGCGCGCCG harbors:
- a CDS encoding autotransporter assembly complex protein TamA encodes the protein MNLPGRMTGGALLLSLSCAALANSELEVRVQPSNDELKANVEGYIGGLGDRDEEALLRFSRGAEEQARKAAQALGYYQPQIDSEVKGGKDPRLVLTIDPGEPVHLRNVTVRIDGPAASLKAFRVPSNAALKPGAVLNHGRYEDAKRVIQNQASRYGFFSGRFTRQKLLVDPQAGIADIELIYDSGPRYALGPVRFEGDTPFDEELLQRMVPFKAGTAYDSELIAELNQALQSSGYFEGVRVDAAPTAATDNVIPVAVKLDTRKPRTMGLGLGFSTDVGPRAKANWTRHWVNPQGHSYGWEAEVSAPRQNVGLWYDVPLDPPLTDKMRYAGGYQYEELAGTDSLSKLLTVGPEWHSKLPSGWQRVVSLKWQREEYRLGDDAGLSTLLMPGVSYSYLRSDNRIDPHNGYRLQFDTKVAKEGLGSDNNLLYGTAMVKGLTTVFDKHRLLARAQIGGSATNGYRSIPPSLRFFAGGDQSVRGYDYQSLSPENSEGDRIGGRYMVAGSLEYQYSIAEKWRLATFVDQGNSFNSLELPSLKTGVGVGVRWVSPVGPIRLDLAHAMDDDGGIRLHFSMGPEL